TGGTATCATtgaaatcaggagacagtcctgaTAAATAATTATCCAAAACATCCTAAAGTTTCTGTAAGGTAGGGCCATTTAGGTAAGCttcaggtcagctgttcaaacccaggtgtgaggactcttcagccaatcagtcctctaattagtgacctaattagggaattgcagcgaaaacctgcatacacaccggccttttgcggataagattgcccatcccTGATCTAGACCGTTCAGATGAGGGATCACGCACACCTGAATTGACTATATTAGTGCATTGATTTAGCCTTTCTTTCTCTCCATTCAGACTATGTTTGTGTCACCAGACAACTATTTCTCATTTAATGTGTTCATTTGATCATATGAActgttcttgtttgtttgtaggTGAAAGTCAAATGGAAAGAATGGAAGAGTTGTAAGGCAGTTAACCCTCCACATCCTCAGATCTGGATTGTCATCTTCTAGTATTGGAGGGACTGGGCATCCATGCTGTTTCAGGTAGTTATGAAGAACAGCTGTTGCAATAATGACAATGCAGCATCTTCTTGGTGTGAATCGAAGTGTTTTCCGAAGGTACTGAAAACGACTCTTCCAAACATGCGCTCCACTAGACCCCTAGTGCGCATATGAGCTTGGTTGTAGCACCTTTGCTCAGGTGTAATTGGGTGCAAGTATGGTGTAAACAAAAACAGCCTTTGAGCATACCCATTGTCACCAAGCAATAATCCATTATGATCTCCTCTTTCAAACTGAGCATACAGTGATGAGCTAAGTAAACTCTTTAATCCATAACACTTTCCAATGTGCAACAATGTTCGAAAACTGTAATTGGGTAGTGCATACACCTGTATTCCTCACCATCTGGGGTAGAGGGACGTTTTATGATAAAATAGGTTCCGTCGATGCAGCCTATGACTCTTGGAAAGTTCCCATATTCATAGAATTGTACCGTGTAATTAACTTGGGTTGCAGCATCTGGGAAGTTCTCAATACACAAATGGCCTTGCATACTCTATGAACGAATTTACACACTGTTGGTTCACTGACCCCACATAAGTCCCCCGTATCTCTGTGAAAGGTGCCACATGCCAAAAAATGTAAAGTGATGAGCACCTGCAGACTAACTGGAACAGGCTGTCCTCTTTGGGTCATTTATGAAAGACTGGGTTCCAAAAGAGACACGATCTCTACAGAATTTACTCTGTGCATTTGAAAACGATCTCGAAAACTGATTTCATCAAAAAATTGCAGTGGGTCACTTCTGTCAACAAGAATTTGTCTAGCAGGTGGTATTCGTTGATCATCATTGACACACTCTAAGTAATCCATGTGTCTTCTTCAGCAAACAACATTAATCTGAAGTTAAACCTGCCTGCTGGGAGGTTTTATTTAAACCTCAATTTATTCCTGGACTACCTCTAATCTTCCTTCATGAAACAAGCTTACTTTATTCAGGAATAGGCTTAGTCTAGTACTGTTTTATACCCTGACTGAGAAAGCAGATCTCTGTTAGTCTTAATCACTGTCTGGGAAACCACCCCTATGTCATGAACATTACGCTAGATGACAAAATGCTTTAATTCAGTCCTAGAAATTACCACACTATTCCCAGAATTAAACACTGTGTTCCTGTTGTCAGTGTCATATCAGAGATTGGTTGCACCATTTCAGTAGATCGTTAAACACACACCCCATTGGCAAAGCACAAATATCACCAAACAACCAATCAGAAAATACTCCTCTCTGTAATCAAACACGAGGGCTCAAAACTTAAAATCAATTAACACTGTTCGTCAAATTGCTTCACACATGATGCTCAACTACTAACTGCAGTGTTTACGTCTTTGTTTTGgtaatgtttacaaaacaatacaaatcAAGAAAAGTATATATCTGTTTGCAAAATATGTGTTAACTGCTGCATTGTCAATCAATCAGTGCAATGACCCCCCTGCACAGCTACAACCCCAAAGCTGAAAAGTACCTCAAGCTAAACTCAGGATCCTCTGTCTGCTTCCCCAGGCTGCAGCAGATCCACACGAGGTCGTCTACCATGCCGGGGTTCAGAAATAGAAAGTGGCAAGATGCCCCCAGCCCCCTCCAAGTGGGCCCTGAAAGGATGAGGTTGATGCTCACTGATATACTGAAAGAGAGTATCAaaatctgtttctttttttattgtgcctcttattattaatacaaataaacagacTCTGTTACATCTCACATTATCGGACTCTGATGTGTTCTTGGTGCTGGTGCTGGATATCACTGTGGACTTTTATCCACCCATCAATGACTCCCTGCCTAAAGTTGACAGTTCATGAAGTTGACTAGGGAAGGAATGAGTGAGTGAGCGAGGAAGGTAGCACAGACAAAAAGCGGTATCGGGAGACACTTCCATCTTCGATGGCTCACTATGCTCCACCTGTACGTATGAAGTCATCACTGATGTAGACGCTTCTATGCCCCGCCCCCACAAGAAAAATGCCTCTTTACTATGCTTCGATTCCACATTTTTCATTCCCTGGTTCTTTGCAACGTTTCCCTTTATCTTACTTAAATAAAACAACTAAATAAACTATTAATGAGCATAAACACAAATCCACTTTGGAATGTTAGGCTCCGGACCCCACGCGACCCAGtcggataagcgggttggacaatggatggatggatggaatgtgtgtgtcatttgaaaacaatcaaaaccaaatattatattttaaagtaTCTTTAAATAATGATAGTTCATTTTTTCAGGGAAAACCACAGTTAGAGCCTGTTAAAAATTCCCTACCAATATTTCTTGTTATCTCTGTAGGTTAAGTGTCATAATTTGTTAATGTGATGTaacatacaatataatataatatactaCTGTAATGTTTCAATGCCgtcatggccggcctgtacactggtactgcgAGTGGCAGCACCAGTGTACAGATAGATATCtatttctggagggtgggactgggcAAGgactgggtagaggttaagtcAATGCTGGGATTTGGATTTTTcaaatagaaattaatggaaagTTCCTACAAAGATACAAAtgggtgtgtgtttatgtgtgtgtgtgtgagtgaggtgtgtgtgtgtgtgtgtgtgagtgaggtgtgtgtgtgtgagtgaggtgTGTATGATGCTTTTCAAAAACACCTTATTCAGTCTTCCTGTATGGAAAAGACAGGAGCACTTTGCAGTCAGTCCAacttatttacatttatgtacAGAGAATGCGGTTTGAACATCCTCAAAAACATGCCAATGCACCCAAACCAAGCCACGGTTTGTCATGTGACACAAGTTCACGTGTCACTTCTCCTCTCCACTTCCTGCCTCCCAGCAGGAACCACTTCACGAAGAACCCTTCCAGTGTTCATCACTTTGTTCATAAATATTCATCGGTTTATCATCAATCAGTAAAGTAGAGGGGGAGTTAAAAGGGGAGGGGCTTAAAGGGTAATCAGTTTCAGAGGTTGGGATTGAAGGGGCGTGGCAAAAGAGATCTGCTGTTTGGGATTTTGTGGGTGGGGCAAAGTGCTTGAGAAGTGGGTGTGGTCTCACCgaggcactgccccctggtaccACCCCAGCCACAAGCACAGGAGAGTCTCCCCGCAGCGTTAGGCCCAGACCGCTGTTGGATCGCACCAGCCTAATGCGCCTCTGTGGGCACCACTGGTTCCGGGCTGAAAACACGGACAGCGGTCCCTGTAAGGGGAGGGGAGTACAGGGGGTGTACTGTCATCATAGAACTGTAACCAGCATTTAATACCATATAATACCAGCATTTGTTCTGGCAGCTGTTGCTTGGTATTTTATCAAAGAAACCTCGGGCAAAGTCTTACCAGGACTTGACAGATTTAATGGCCTCCGCTCAAATCTCTTGATGCCCCTAAAGCCCACTGCAGGGGGGGTGGTGAACGTACCAGTCGCTGAAAAAGATCTGTCACCCGCACTTTTGAGAAGTCAGGGGTCTTCACATCTGGCTTATGTTGAGTCTTGGCTGAGACAGAGAGGAAGACAGGAGAAGGGAAGGTGAGAGgctgccctctggtggtggATAACCTATCTCACATGTAGGCACAGTGCTCACGGTGGATGTCGGGGGCCTCGGCCGTCTGGCAGAAGTCGTCCTCACGGTCGATCTGCGAATAGGCACTGAGCGAGCGCTTGTGCACAGATGCCAGCACCTCCTGCAGGATGTCCATCTTGCGCAAGACCCTGCAGAAGCCGTGGATGCGCATGGCCTCCTCATGGCGGATCACTGCCCGCCGCAGATGTGCTTTACCTGTGCAACACATGGCTACGGCTAACCAGCTAGTCAGCACAGTGAGGTTACACACAGCCACTGCTAACCAGCTAGTCAGCATGGTCTGGTCACCAAACCACTAACCAGCTACATCTGAGCCATATTTGTACCTGTAGCTACACAATCACACGCTCCCAAGTGACATTATGACTCCCCTCCCCCCTGTCCTCAGCCAGCCTGCGCCTCTCCTCAGGGTCCCTCAGCACCATGCCCAGGGGGGGCCCTGATGGCTTGCTGCTGTGAAGCTGCTGCAGCATCCGCTCCCCCAGGCCGTCACCCCATTCTGTGGACTCTAGGGGGCGACAAATACACACATGCGCTCCATCAGGTAGTTAACtgacacatatacactcacctaaaggattattaggaacaccatactaatacggtgtttgaccccctttcgccttcataactgccttaattctacgtgacattgattcaacaaagtgctgaaagcattctttagaaatgttggtccATATtaataggatagcatcttgcagttgatggagatttgtgggatgcacatccagggcacgaagctcccgttccaccacatcccaaagatgctctattgggttgagatctggtgactgtgggggccattttagtacagtgaactcattgtcatcttcaagaaaccaatttgaaatgattcgagctttgtgacatggtgcattatcctgctggaagtagccatcagaggatgggtacatggtggtcataaagggatggacatggtcagaaacaatgcttttaaatgatgcccaattggcactaaggggcctaaagtgtgccaaaaaaacatcccccacaccattacaccaccaccaccagcctgcacagtggtaacaaggcatgatggatccatgttttcattctgtttacgccaaattctgactctaccatttgaatgtctcaacagaaatcgagactcatcagaccaggcaacatttttccagtcttcaactgtccaattttggtgagcttgtgcaaattgtagcctctttttcctatttgtagtggagatgagtggtacccagtggggtcttctgctgttgtagcccatccgcctcaaggttgtgcgtgttgtggcttcataaatgctttgctgcatacctcggttgtaacgagtttttatttcagtcaaagttgctcttctatcagcttgaatcagtcggcccattctcctctgacctctagcatcaacaaggcattttcgcccacaggactgccgcatactggatgtttttccctttgcacaccattctttgtaaaccctagaaatggttgtgcgtgaaaatcccagtaactgagcagattgtgaaatactcagaccggcccatctggcaccaacaaccatgccacgctcaaaattgcttaaatcacttttctttcccattctgacattcagtttggagttcaggagattgtcttgaccaggaccacacccctaaatgcattgaagcaactgccatgtgattggttgattagataattgcattcatgagaaattgaacaggtattcctaataatcctttaggtgagtgtatttccatGCAgcgaacttgaaaatgaaaagccaaagtaggaaatgaaaagtcaaattggaaaattaaaagacaaaaagggttttcaattttatttttcaaagttacacatctgactcatacatgagtggaaaattaaaatgcaaatagtgctatttcattttaatttttgcaggatttttgcgcACAGACTTTGGaaagtaaatggcaaagtggagattgtattttctttttatcattttcattttattttttgcagaaaataccccccatactgatcaaggcacacttcataggacatggctgtctcatttgggttcagagctattaaccccttATTGTACgtgttgccccattgcactttaagtggatgcaaaataataattaatatctaatacagacaaaaataatctgaaaatccaaggggtgcgCATtcttccctgtagtccactgatcaaagcgcactgcactagatgtgcctgtcttgtctagttttaaagttatcaACCCATTCATGtacacattatacggatacattagaacagtggttctcaaccttttgcAAGCTGGTCCCCCCCAAAGCTGGCTCATTGCAGTTGGggccccagtgcccccccccccccacaccccaaacACCACCttgcatagatagatagatagatagatagatagatagatagatagatagcccTAGGCTATTATTTTTAGGCccacatttattattattattattattattattatttattattatcatcatcagtaGCGATAGGTAGGCCTATTatcattactaggctattgTTATAATTGTCAGTAGCACCAGACTTCTAATGTGAGCTTgcagacattattattattatgagtagTAGTAGGCCTATCatcattactaggctattgCTATATAATAATGAGGTTACatgcattattgttgttgttattattattattatcatcagtataggcctattatcattactaggctattgCTATAATTGGGAATTGACACCAGACCTCTGATATTAATTTAtgctttattattgttattattactaggCCTAATACTAGGCATCATCTGCATTTTTTACAGAAGCTTGCAGGTAGGTGATGTTAATGTGAGACCTGAGCCTGCTTTGCCTTGCAAAGATCCTCAATTCTTGGCTCAATGTTTGATAAACATAGCCTCAAATCATCCTCGATTTGTGCACGATTGCGGTATTTAGTTTTGAGTGCAGTCATTTTTGAGAATCCTGCCTCACACAAATATGTCGACGCGAAAGGAAGGAGAATCTTAAAGGCGACGTCACAGAGTTCTGGATATTCCTGCATCAATGCTGGCCAGAATGACGAAAGAGGGCAGGAGCTAAAGAGTTCCTTCAGTCTACTGTCACTCTTCAGCTCAATAAGCTGTTCCTGTATATCAATTGATAGCTCGTTTGCTGTGCACACAAACGGATCTCGAACCCACGCAAAAGAGCGACAATCCTCTTTAAAGTACGTCGCAAATTGTTTTCACCACAAAAGTCACTGGATTTGTcgcttttgacaaaaaaaaaataagtcgTCAGGAGGATGATTTGTTTGTGCtataatcagtgcttgaagtgggggAAAAGGTGGCGGTACTCACTTTGCATTGGCAAATCATTACATtaatttacagtgaaaaacaaaacttggAGATATTGCTGTTACAAcaatttattgttgtttatttattaacataaatgtatttaaacatgtgtgtgtgtgcgtggctgcgtgcgtgcgtgtattTCAAAAAAACTAAAGGAAAGCTTTAACTGTAGCCTATATTCTGACTAGTTTATtcgttttttatatatatatatatacaaacacacacacacacacacacacacacacacatatatataactAAATACGACCTCACGTTTTATACGTTTGCAGCCTCTGCAACTTCCGTGCGTCATAAAAATTAATTCGGATGGTTCGATTTTCTGCAATTTTCGTATCCGTAGCAAATATTTTGAGGGGTGTTTTTGACAATTGAGAGCCACCAAAAGACGAATATGAAAAACGAATACGACAGTTTCGGACTCAGTCAGGGTGCAAGGACCTTAAACTTTTGAGGCTTGCGCAGCTTCTCGAGGAGAAATCAAACAAATGAGCGCCGTTTTCTAAAGTCTATGAGCGCAGCACACACAAATAAACTAAATTGACATACTGcagttaaatttaaaaatgtggtgtttttatatttataacatttgaaTACAGTTCAGCAACATACATCACACGACCTGACGACCAAGAGAGCTGACAATTGACCATCACTTAATTTACCATCACCTCACGATTGAAAATGTGACACTGATTTCATATAACAGTTCAACAAACAAGTTAATAATATTAAGTCACTTACATTTTTGATGAAATAATGACCGTTTTGGTCTATTTTAGCAGCGAAAATAGATCCGATGAATCCAAACAAATCACAAATTTGCAattatttgcagtttttttccctcccatcCTGTAGCCTACTTGCGCACCCCCGCGAGAGTGTCCGCGCCCCTCCGGGGGGGCGCGCCCCAccggttgagaaccactgcattagaacattcaaaaattattaaaattcgTACGtgaagcaatctgggaaacaaagtggtgtgcaacagtcaccatgagcccaaaacgctaaaccaccatgtcattacagcgaAGTGGTTTGAAGCGGAAAAATAATCTGTGTGCATCGATCGTTacatgtctgtgtactggacatcacaatgcTGTCCCACTTTACTTCCGTTAAAAGtaattaaagccagaaaactgagtatcgaatatgaggcttaGATGATTCTAAGTGTCAACCAGTTAGAACACTCAGTCTAGTTTACGTAATATTGTACTGTGCGTTCGATTcgatgtttattttattattatttaaaaaaaaaaaaaaaacgtcattCTGGAACTATGACGTAAAAATCGCAATCGTGCCACTATATAAATAGCCAACTGACCGCAACCGACCACTGTCGACATTTGAGCACAGGTAGGTAAGGCAGTTTGTGAAGTAAACTATTAATTGGAGAGGTTTATAAAGTATCGCTCAAACTCTTTTGCGGGACCTCGCTGTGTTGCAACGGCGCTATGTCAAATTAATGGGAAGAATACTGTCTCCGGAGATGATCGCTTCTGATTACAATTCTCACCGGAATGACTTATTGACAATATCGCCAAAAACAGGATATTAGATCATTCAAAATTTCCCAGTTTACCGACGTGTAGGACGAGGGCTCGGTGCTCGGAGCTGGCCCGACAAAACGTGAAAGACAAGGCCGTTCTGTAAGGTGGTGGGATGGCCAGCACCAGCGAAAATGTGCTCTTAAAGCACTAAAAGTGCGCGCAAAGCGAGCGActttaagcccccccccagtTCGTGTCAGGAATAGGTGTGTGCATTCCAGCAATGGCAGCAATGATCAAGTATACGTGTAGGACAGCATGACAATAGGGACACCCCCTAATCCATAAGGGTTGTTTTTGTGCTTCTGTTGgtatttggttttcttttaacTAGTACAGCATGAGAGTTCACATGAAACCCTTATTCTTATGAATTCTCTCCTTTGCAGTATCAAAGCACTGAAAATTTGTCCCCTGAGATGGCATCGAAAGAGCAAGGGAGTCCTGAGTGCGAGGCACCAAACGGCCGTAGGAAGCAGTACGTCTGCGGCGGCTGTGCTGGGATGGTGAACATCATGTTCACCTTCCCAATACAGAAAGTACTATTCCGGCAGCAGCTGTTTGGTGTGAGCACGACTGAGGCCGTCCGGCAGCTGCAGAGGGACGGCATGCGGACCCTGTACCGTGGCCTGCTGCCTCCCCTGCTGCAGAAAACATCCTCGATGGCCATCATGTTCGGATTTTCGAGTGATATGTCTCGGCTGCTGTCGCGACCCGGCAGCACCCCGGGGCTGGTGACCAGCAGCATGGCGGCCGTGTTGGCAGGCACGGCGGAGGCAAGTCTGACCCCCTTTGAGAGGGTCCAGACGCTCCTCCAGGACCAGCGGCACCACGTCCGGTATCGCAATACCTTCCATGCATTCCGGACCCTGGTGCGGGAGAATGGAATGCGTGAGCTGTACCGCGGCACAGTGCCCATCCTGCTGCGCAACGGGCCCAGCAACGCGCTCTTCCTCGGGCTCCGCGGGCCCATCAAGAGCAGCCTGCCTCATGCCGAGACCCACGCTGGCCAGCTGGTCACGGACTTTGTCTCTGGCGGCCTTCTGGGAGCCACGCTGGGCTCATTATATTACCCACTGAATGTGGTGAAGGCTCGCAAGCAGTCGCAGGTGGGTGGAGCCTTCCAGTCCACCTGGCAGGTACTGCACACCATCTACAGCGAGCGGGGTGGTAAGTTGAGCCACCTATATAGAGGGATGCATCTCAACTACCACCGCTCGCTCCTGTCTTGGGGCATCACAAACGCTGCCTATGAGCTTTTCATGAAGCTCATGTGAACTCTTGGAAAGCCGGGCGAGCCTCTACTGCCCCACGCATCAATGGTAAGGGAAAGCTGTAGTAATATACTGTTTGTTGGCACTTCTCTCTTATTTGTATCTACACgcaatacagatgctcctctacttacgaacaagATACGTTcagaacggccgttcggaacgtatcttgttcgtaagtagaggagcatctgtattgtCCAACTTCTATCTATGGATGTGGTGCTACAGTGTTTGTATGCGCAAAATACTGGATTTTTAGTTCttatcaactggtattgctGACAGTGGCTAACACTGGACCTGGCtagaactggtattgctaacactGGCTTAGATCATCTAAAGAGGGACATATTTTGAGTTGATTAGTCTAAAACACTGGAAAACATTTGTCAAATTGGTGTTGGTTTTAGCATTACTTTGGTCGTTAGCTATATATGTggaaaatgttttgaaatagtATACACTTGATCTATGACTAACTTTTGAACACAGAGAAGTACTGTGTTgtttcaaaatattgtttttaggtgaataaataacaaaaatccAAGAGCTCCATGAAGCTGTTATGTTAACAGTGTGTGTTTAAAATCTAATTGGACATGATCAGTGAAATGATTTTGGATCCCCAGAGGAGGACATCATTCCCTGGTCCATTATACCAGGaggcagaagaccccaccacaTACTGTGTGAATGAGGACTTAACAGACCTGGCCACCCTGGTTTAAGCTGGAGTCTTTCATGCCATAACAGgttagaaataataataatcataatgaaaatagtaataatgttaataatgttgCACCTGCTAAGCTTTTACTattcctggaacagatgggtgCTTGAGGAGTTTAAGCTCTGTGCCAGTTGTGACAATGTGCCTTGCTGTGTTTACTGTACAGTAATGCTCTCTACTGCTCTTTTACAGATGAATGGTGCAGCACACGTGCTATACGACATGAAGTATCCAGAAGCCTGGAAAAAAGGCTCGTGACAGTGTTCTCTGACATACTGTATGAAATAACACTCTGCTGTCACTCAATTAAAGATGTATTTATATCCAGATGCTTGTCATTGTTGTTTTTCATGTGGTCTGGTACCTGAGTAACAGTGGTTGATGTAGTAAACCCTGCACTCTGAACAGCTTCCTGGATCCTCAAGTATAATAgagaaacacattttttttacacaaataaaaaaactgtagtGTTGTGTTGCAATCAAAAGGAGTGGCATttctcaaaaagtcactttgggaaAGCTGAAGAAAGAATCCTTATTTTAAGCTTCCTTGATCATGGTTTAATAGCTTGTCGTGTCCATAGCGGCAAGGAGGAGTAAAAACCGCAGTGACAGCCTTCGCACAAATTAAAACTACGAAGGGGACTTTATTAAGGAAACTACAGAGGGGAGTAGATCCTGACGTGGACCTACAGTATGGAGAGCTTGGGGTCATAACAGGTAATAAAGCCAGGACTGGGGAATACAGGATGGAGGGGCACATATAACCATTGTTAACAAGCAGTACACAAGGGATAGGTGTCAGACATTTATATTAAATGAGGCATAAATTGCTTACAACCTCAATGGACCAGAATGCAGCACTTGGAATCGAGACACTGGACTGATGATGCTAGTGTACAGTTTCATGAATAGAATTGTATTATTGGATGGGCATTTCAGGTGGAATTACTagtcatttttttcccagtagTTACTACAATAATATTTCATTTAGTCCTCTTCTCAACCCAC
The Paramormyrops kingsleyae isolate MSU_618 chromosome 4, PKINGS_0.4, whole genome shotgun sequence genome window above contains:
- the LOC140589009 gene encoding rhophilin-1-like; amino-acid sequence: MRIHGFCRVLRKMDILQEVLASVHKRSLSAYSQIDREDDFCQTAEAPDIHPKTQHKPDVKTPDFSKVRVTDLFQRLGPLSVFSARNQWCPQRRIRLVRSNSGLGLTLRGDSPVLVAGVVPGGSASVRPHPLLKHFAPPTKSQTADLFCHAPSIPTSETDYPLSPSPFNSPSTLLIDDKPMNIYEQSDEHWKGSS
- the LOC140589010 gene encoding mitochondrial nicotinamide adenine dinucleotide transporter SLC25A51-like — its product is MASKEQGSPECEAPNGRRKQYVCGGCAGMVNIMFTFPIQKVLFRQQLFGVSTTEAVRQLQRDGMRTLYRGLLPPLLQKTSSMAIMFGFSSDMSRLLSRPGSTPGLVTSSMAAVLAGTAEASLTPFERVQTLLQDQRHHVRYRNTFHAFRTLVRENGMRELYRGTVPILLRNGPSNALFLGLRGPIKSSLPHAETHAGQLVTDFVSGGLLGATLGSLYYPLNVVKARKQSQVGGAFQSTWQVLHTIYSERGGKLSHLYRGMHLNYHRSLLSWGITNAAYELFMKLM